One window of Misgurnus anguillicaudatus chromosome 13, ASM2758022v2, whole genome shotgun sequence genomic DNA carries:
- the LOC129430902 gene encoding torsin-1A, with protein sequence MKASCFLIVLLLFSDIAFTSGFMEVLVGIASHVYTLFKGDKLLTFDPKRLKKDLHENLYGQHVVSEVVLKSVSAFLTDSNPNKPLVLSFHGPTGVGKNHVAKIIASNIYEKGDQSKHFITFISEHHFPHKDKVDIYSAQLKQWIHGNVSSFPRSMFVFDEMDKMNPRLVETIRPFLDYMSLVDGVSYRKAIFIFLSNAGGNVIANMALDFWKEGKDREELQINSKGMEHEILQHVFNDKSSGFWHSNLIDHHLVDHFIPFLPLELRHVRQCVLAEMANLNMTVDRYPELADTVARDMPYFPPNEKIFSVKGCKSVRQKLMLYTDH encoded by the exons ATGAAAGCGTCGtgttttttaatagttttattgCTGTTTTCTGATATAGCATTTACGTCAGGTTTTATGGAAGTTTTGGTAGGCATTGCTTCTCATGTCTACACATTGTTTAAAGGGGATAAATTATTGACTTTCGATCCAAAAC GTTTGAAGAAAGATTTACATGAGAATCTCTATGGGCAGCATGTCGTGTCAGAGGTGGTGCTGAAATCTGTATCAGCATTTTTGACGGACAGTAACCCGAACAAACCCCTGGTCCTGTCTTTTCACGGGCCCACGGGAGTGGGAAAAAACCATGTCGCTAAAATCATCGCGAGCAACATTTACGAGAAAGGAGACCAGAGCAAACATTTTATCACATTTATATCTGAGCATCATTTCCCGCACAAAGACAAGGTCGACATATACAGT GCACAACTAAAGCAGTGGATTCATGGAAATGTATCAAGTTTTCCTCGGTCCATGTTTGTATTTGATGAAATGGACAAGATGAATCCGCGGTTGGTTGAAACCATAAGACCCTTTCTGGACTATATGTCACTTGTAGATGGAGTGTCATACCGCAAAGCAATCTTCATTTTTCTCAG CAATGCAGGTGGGAATGTGATTGCCAACATGGCTCTGGATTTCTGGAAAGAAGGTAAAGACAGAGAAGAACTTCAGATAAACAGCAAGGGAATGGAGCATGAAATCCTTCAACATGTCTTTAATGATAAAAGCA GTGGATTTTGGCACTCTAATCTAATAGATCATCACCTGGTGGATCACTTTATTCCTTTCCTACCTCTGGAACTGAGACATGTACGTCAATGTGTTTTGGCTGAAATGGCCAATTTGAACATGACTGTGGATCGTTACCCTGAACTTGCAGACACAGTTGCCCGAGATATGCCATATTTCCCTCCAAATGAGAAAATCTTTTCTGTTAAAGGCTGCAAGTCAGTCAGACAGAAGTTAATGCTGTACACCGATCACTAG